A window of the Synechococcus sp. M16.1 genome harbors these coding sequences:
- a CDS encoding 2-phosphosulfolactate phosphatase family protein → MQISYFHVPAEMPQDLRPDAAVVIDVLRATTTIAWSLHNGAEAVQAFASLDDLRAAAAAWPADARLLLGERGGQMLEGFDLGNSPVAVTPERVAGKRLFMSTTNGTRALDRVREVPLLLTAALPNREAVAQRLLAKQPTHVAIVGSGWEGAYSLEDSLAAGALGHRLLELDPTGSCAANDELTAAVSLWRQWQSEPEACLRTATHGQRLIRLGDHDADFRCCAGLDQLSVVPTQVEPGVLRAA, encoded by the coding sequence ATGCAGATCTCCTACTTCCATGTGCCGGCAGAGATGCCGCAGGACCTTCGCCCCGATGCGGCGGTGGTGATTGATGTGCTGCGGGCCACCACCACCATTGCCTGGTCGTTGCACAACGGCGCCGAGGCGGTGCAGGCCTTCGCCAGCCTCGACGATCTGCGCGCTGCGGCAGCGGCATGGCCTGCCGATGCGCGGCTGCTCCTTGGTGAGCGCGGTGGGCAAATGCTCGAGGGATTTGACCTGGGCAATTCACCCGTTGCCGTGACGCCGGAGCGGGTGGCTGGCAAGCGTCTGTTCATGAGCACCACCAATGGCACACGGGCGCTTGATCGTGTCCGGGAGGTTCCTCTGCTGTTAACGGCGGCGTTGCCAAACCGTGAAGCCGTGGCCCAGCGCTTGCTGGCGAAACAACCCACCCACGTGGCGATTGTCGGCAGCGGTTGGGAGGGGGCCTATTCCCTCGAGGATTCCCTGGCCGCTGGTGCCTTGGGCCATCGCTTGCTGGAGCTGGATCCCACCGGGAGCTGTGCCGCCAACGACGAACTCACAGCAGCCGTCTCCCTCTGGCGTCAGTGGCAATCCGAACCAGAGGCTTGTCTTCGCACGGCAACCCATGGTCAGCGCTTGATTCGCCTTGGCGATCACGATGCGGATTTCCGCTGCTGTGCTGGCCTCGATCAGCTCAGTGTCGTTCCGACACAGGTCGAGCCTGGGGTGCTTCGGGCGGCCTGA
- a CDS encoding carbon-nitrogen hydrolase family protein, with translation MSDFLAAAVQLTSGQDPELNFNAAEEQIDLAARRGAELIGLPENFAFMGEDSRRLELAPTLAEQSSRFLVTMARRYQVALLGGGFPVPVGDGSRTLNRAELVDRDGMLLGRYDKIHLFDVDLPDGNTYRESATVNPGRDLPPVVEIPGLCKVGLSICYDVRFPELYRHLVGAGAELLMIPAAFTAFTGKDHWQVLLQARAIENTAYVLAPAQTGVHHGRRQSHGHALVIDPWGTVLADAGVQAGAAIAPVNTNHLGHVRGQMPSLRHRQPTLF, from the coding sequence GTGAGCGACTTCCTGGCGGCTGCTGTCCAGCTGACGAGTGGTCAGGACCCGGAGCTCAACTTCAATGCAGCTGAAGAGCAGATCGATTTGGCTGCCCGCCGTGGGGCAGAGCTGATCGGTCTGCCGGAGAACTTCGCTTTCATGGGCGAGGACAGCCGGCGCCTGGAGCTGGCTCCCACCCTGGCGGAGCAGAGCAGTCGCTTCCTGGTGACCATGGCGCGTCGCTATCAGGTGGCGCTGCTGGGTGGTGGCTTTCCTGTGCCGGTGGGTGATGGATCGCGAACCCTGAACCGCGCTGAGCTTGTCGACCGTGACGGCATGCTCCTGGGCCGTTACGACAAGATTCACCTCTTTGATGTCGACCTGCCGGACGGCAACACCTACCGCGAGTCGGCAACGGTGAACCCAGGCAGGGATCTGCCTCCGGTCGTTGAGATTCCTGGTCTCTGCAAGGTGGGGCTGTCCATTTGCTACGACGTGCGGTTTCCTGAGCTTTATCGCCATCTCGTCGGTGCCGGCGCAGAACTGTTGATGATTCCTGCGGCATTCACGGCCTTCACCGGAAAAGACCACTGGCAGGTGCTTTTGCAGGCCAGAGCCATTGAAAACACGGCCTATGTCCTCGCTCCGGCTCAGACCGGTGTCCACCATGGTCGCCGTCAGAGCCATGGTCACGCCCTGGTGATTGATCCCTGGGGAACGGTCCTCGCGGATGCGGGTGTCCAGGCGGGTGCCGCCATTGCTCCGGTGAACACCAACCACCTCGGTCATGTTCGGGGTCAGATGCCGAGCCTTCGGCACCGCCAACCCACGCTGTTCTGA
- a CDS encoding N-acetylmuramoyl-L-alanine amidase: MAPASSRRMAWLLAAALQCTTFTQALPARAASALAAWAFTEEGVLKLRTSRNARLEAFFQAASDGRGTRVWIDIPGELRFPRRLAGRGAVREIRLGKPRAGATRLVVEFRPDVDLNPNDLRLRGTAPDRWELVFTGLPTRGLDDFGEGDLSGRATAWLPPGGFRSTRTPVDPSGLPTVARNRYRIVIDPGHGGPDPGAIGIGGLRETDVVLDVSLQVADLLRARGVDVRLTRTREVDVDLPPRVSLANRSGATAFVSIHANALSMNRPDVNGIETFFFSDPRSGRLASYLQQQMMDVSPGTPNRGVRRGRFFVIRRSTMPSALVEMGFVTGAIDAPRLAKADHRRRLALALAAGILNYLKQEVR; the protein is encoded by the coding sequence ATGGCTCCGGCCTCGTCCCGACGGATGGCCTGGCTTCTGGCCGCAGCCCTGCAGTGCACGACCTTCACCCAGGCGTTGCCTGCCCGAGCCGCGAGTGCCTTGGCCGCCTGGGCCTTCACCGAGGAGGGGGTGCTCAAGCTGCGCACCAGCCGGAACGCTCGCTTGGAGGCATTTTTTCAGGCTGCTAGCGATGGCCGCGGCACCCGGGTCTGGATTGACATTCCAGGTGAGCTGAGATTCCCGCGGCGCCTGGCGGGGCGCGGTGCCGTTCGTGAGATCCGGCTGGGCAAACCCCGCGCGGGTGCCACCCGTCTGGTGGTGGAATTCCGCCCTGATGTGGATCTCAACCCCAACGATCTGCGCCTGCGTGGAACCGCTCCGGACCGTTGGGAACTGGTGTTCACAGGCCTGCCCACCCGGGGCTTGGATGATTTCGGTGAAGGCGACCTCAGCGGTCGTGCCACGGCCTGGCTCCCACCGGGTGGATTCCGTTCCACCCGCACGCCGGTGGATCCTTCCGGGCTGCCCACCGTGGCCCGCAACCGTTATCGCATCGTGATCGACCCCGGTCATGGCGGCCCTGATCCGGGGGCCATCGGCATCGGCGGTCTGCGCGAGACCGACGTGGTTTTGGATGTGTCGCTGCAGGTGGCCGACCTGCTGCGGGCGAGGGGCGTGGACGTGCGCTTGACCCGCACCCGTGAAGTGGATGTGGACCTGCCGCCGCGGGTGTCCCTGGCAAACCGCAGTGGGGCCACGGCCTTCGTGAGCATCCATGCCAATGCCCTGAGCATGAACCGCCCGGATGTGAACGGGATCGAGACGTTCTTTTTCTCGGACCCCCGTTCTGGACGCCTCGCGTCCTATCTGCAGCAGCAGATGATGGATGTGTCCCCCGGAACACCGAACCGCGGCGTCAGACGTGGTCGCTTCTTCGTGATCCGGCGCAGCACCATGCCTTCGGCTCTGGTGGAGATGGGATTCGTCACCGGGGCGATAGATGCGCCGCGTCTGGCCAAGGCCGACCATCGCCGCCGCCTGGCCTTGGCCCTGGCGGCCGGCATCCTCAACTACCTCAAGCAGGAGGTGCGATGA
- the murI gene encoding glutamate racemase: MTKQLLGFFDSGLGGLTVLRRVLERHGPVPCVYLGDTARVPYGNRQPDDIRRIAAEVVGWLRDQQVSTVVMACNTTNALARDVAEGQAGVPVIGLIGAAAAMVETRRVGVLATPATVASSAYRASIEALHPGSVVIEQACPAFVPLIEAGEMNSDDLRRAAQAYLEPLLAASVDSIVLGCTHYPLLVPLLRQLLPESVQIIDPAIGVARQLDAVLGPPVRISPASRPFSLESCRFCVTADPDGFAVRATPWLGQRPAVSLQLLQD; encoded by the coding sequence ATGACGAAGCAACTGCTGGGGTTCTTCGACAGCGGCCTCGGTGGCCTGACGGTTCTGCGTCGGGTGCTCGAACGCCATGGCCCGGTGCCCTGCGTGTACCTCGGTGACACGGCCCGGGTTCCCTATGGCAACCGTCAACCGGATGACATCCGGCGCATCGCTGCAGAAGTGGTGGGTTGGTTGCGCGACCAACAGGTCTCCACGGTGGTGATGGCCTGCAACACCACCAATGCCCTGGCGAGGGATGTGGCCGAGGGACAGGCCGGGGTGCCGGTGATCGGTTTGATCGGCGCCGCCGCCGCGATGGTGGAAACGCGCCGTGTTGGCGTGCTGGCCACACCAGCCACCGTGGCCTCCTCGGCCTACCGGGCCAGCATCGAAGCGCTTCATCCTGGCTCGGTGGTGATCGAGCAGGCCTGTCCTGCCTTTGTGCCTTTGATCGAAGCCGGCGAGATGAACAGCGACGACCTGCGTCGTGCGGCCCAGGCCTATCTCGAACCCCTGCTGGCAGCCTCCGTGGACTCGATCGTTCTGGGTTGCACCCATTACCCGTTATTGGTGCCGCTGTTGCGTCAGCTGCTGCCGGAGTCGGTCCAGATCATTGACCCGGCCATCGGCGTGGCCCGTCAACTGGATGCCGTTCTGGGGCCACCGGTACGCATCTCGCCGGCCTCAAGGCCCTTTTCCCTGGAGAGCTGCCGGTTCTGCGTCACCGCAGACCCCGATGGCTTCGCTGTGCGCGCCACCCCCTGGCTGGGCCAGCGGCCTGCCGTCAGCCTTCAGCTGCTGCAGGACTGA
- the sds gene encoding solanesyl diphosphate synthase — MSTVTELLQPVETDLETLLGDLRSLIGAGHPILQAAAEHLFSAGGKRLRPGIVLLLSRALSPQGELTPRHRRLAEITEMIHTASLVHDDVVDEASTRRGVDTVHSRFDARVAVLAGDFLFAQASWHLANLDDLDVVKLLSRVIMDLADGEVKQGLYRFDTAQTFETYLEKSYCKTASLIANSCRAVGVLSGCSPSQLDSLYQFGRQLGLAFQVVDDILDFTGSDQQLGKPAASDLASGYLTAPTFYALEEHPSLQPLIDRQFSEPGDLDKALEMVRASKAIERTRELAETFARESRESIAWLPESAAQRALMELPDFVLSRLY, encoded by the coding sequence ATGAGCACCGTTACCGAGCTACTCCAACCGGTAGAGACAGATCTTGAAACCCTGCTCGGAGACCTTCGCAGCCTGATCGGGGCAGGTCACCCCATCCTCCAGGCCGCTGCCGAGCATCTGTTCAGCGCCGGTGGCAAGCGGTTGCGCCCCGGCATCGTTCTGCTTCTGTCGCGGGCTCTGTCCCCTCAGGGAGAGCTCACGCCCCGCCACCGCCGCCTGGCTGAGATCACTGAAATGATCCACACGGCCTCGCTCGTTCACGACGATGTGGTGGATGAGGCGTCCACCCGGCGCGGGGTGGACACGGTCCACAGCCGGTTCGATGCCCGCGTTGCCGTTCTTGCCGGCGACTTCCTCTTTGCTCAGGCCAGCTGGCACCTTGCCAATCTCGATGACCTCGACGTGGTCAAGCTGCTCAGCCGCGTGATCATGGATCTCGCGGATGGGGAGGTGAAGCAGGGCCTCTACCGCTTCGACACGGCCCAAACCTTTGAGACCTACCTCGAAAAGAGCTACTGCAAGACGGCATCCCTGATTGCCAACAGCTGCCGTGCTGTAGGCGTGCTCAGCGGCTGCTCGCCCTCCCAGCTCGACAGCCTCTATCAATTCGGTCGCCAGTTGGGCCTGGCCTTCCAGGTGGTGGATGACATCCTTGATTTCACCGGGAGCGACCAGCAGCTCGGCAAGCCGGCCGCCAGTGATCTCGCCAGCGGCTACCTCACCGCGCCCACCTTCTATGCCCTTGAGGAGCATCCATCGCTGCAGCCGTTGATCGATCGCCAGTTTTCCGAGCCCGGTGACCTGGACAAGGCACTGGAGATGGTGCGGGCCTCCAAGGCGATTGAACGCACCCGTGAGCTGGCGGAAACCTTTGCCCGCGAATCCCGGGAATCGATCGCTTGGTTGCCGGAGTCTGCGGCGCAACGCGCCTTGATGGAACTGCCGGACTTTGTCCTCAGCCGCCTGTACTGA
- a CDS encoding HAD family phosphatase, which produces MKLPPAACLFDLDGLLLDTEPLHGRGWWEAAAHFGTQLSEAQLMQLKGRRRLDCAAQVDAWLAKPVGADALLAVQQPIVRALLPDAAPMPAAQELVAHCHNRGIPMALVTSSSSEAVAFKAAPHPWLELIQERVYGDDPELNAGKPDPAPFRLAAHRLGLNPSNCWALEDSQAGSQSALGAGCQVWLVSPKGSDQPDLETNPCAINSLAVVWRLLA; this is translated from the coding sequence ATGAAACTGCCACCTGCCGCTTGCCTGTTCGATCTGGATGGGCTTCTGCTCGACACCGAGCCGCTGCATGGCCGGGGCTGGTGGGAAGCCGCGGCCCACTTCGGCACCCAGCTGAGCGAGGCCCAGTTGATGCAGCTGAAGGGCCGTCGCCGGCTCGACTGTGCGGCCCAGGTGGATGCATGGCTGGCGAAACCGGTGGGCGCGGATGCGCTGTTGGCGGTGCAGCAGCCGATCGTGCGTGCCCTGCTTCCGGATGCTGCCCCGATGCCTGCCGCGCAGGAGCTGGTGGCGCATTGCCACAACCGGGGCATCCCCATGGCACTGGTCACCAGCAGCAGCAGCGAGGCCGTTGCATTCAAAGCAGCACCCCATCCCTGGCTGGAGCTGATCCAGGAACGGGTCTACGGCGACGATCCCGAGCTCAACGCGGGCAAACCCGACCCCGCACCCTTTCGACTTGCTGCCCACCGGTTGGGGCTCAACCCAAGCAACTGCTGGGCCCTGGAGGATTCCCAGGCCGGCAGCCAATCAGCCCTTGGCGCTGGGTGTCAGGTCTGGCTCGTGAGCCCCAAGGGCTCAGACCAACCCGACCTGGAGACAAACCCCTGTGCCATCAACAGCCTGGCTGTTGTGTGGAGGCTGTTGGCTTGA
- the acs gene encoding acetate--CoA ligase: protein MTDANTTIESVLQEQRVFEPPADTAAKARIDSLEAYRAMADAAKNDPDAFWGEAARRELHWFEPFHTVLDWSNPPFARWFEGGTTNLSYNCLDRHLVGPTAQKTALIWEGEPGDVRRFTYQELHAEVCKAAHGLKAMGIGKGDLVALYMPMVPEAAIAMLACARIGAPHSVVFGGFSAEALRDRLNDGEVKAVITADGGFRKDKPVSLKPAVDAALANGACPSVTGVLVVQRTKQDVEMVSGRDQWWHDLVEGQSADCPAEPMASEDRLFVLYTSGSTGKPKGVVHTTAGYNLWAHLTFQWIFDIRDEDVFWCTADVGWITGHSYIVYGPLSNGATTVMYEGAPRPSKPGAFWELIQKHKISIFYTAPTAIRAFMKSGRSVPDQFDMSSLRLLGTVGEPINPEAWMWYRDVIGGNRCPIVDTWWQTETGGVMISPLPGATPTKPGSATLPLPGIQADIIDAEGNSCGADEGGYLAVRAPWPGMMRTVHGNPQRFRESYWEHIRPADGSYLYFAGDGARRDADGYFWVMGRVDDVINVSGHRLGTMEIESALVSHPAVAEAAVVGRPDDLKGEGIVAFVTLEAGREGDDALVKELRAHVGTEIGPIARPDEIRCSDALPKTRSGKIMRRILRALAAGQEVSGDTSTLEDRSVLDRLRA, encoded by the coding sequence GTGACCGACGCCAACACCACCATCGAAAGCGTGCTGCAGGAGCAGCGGGTGTTCGAGCCGCCAGCAGACACTGCCGCCAAAGCGCGCATCGACAGCCTCGAGGCCTACCGTGCCATGGCCGATGCCGCCAAAAACGATCCTGATGCGTTCTGGGGTGAGGCCGCCCGTCGAGAACTGCATTGGTTCGAGCCCTTCCACACCGTTCTCGATTGGTCGAATCCTCCGTTCGCGCGCTGGTTTGAGGGCGGCACCACGAACCTCTCCTACAACTGCCTGGACCGTCATCTCGTTGGGCCAACGGCGCAGAAGACAGCGTTGATCTGGGAAGGAGAACCGGGGGATGTGCGCCGGTTCACCTACCAGGAACTGCATGCCGAGGTGTGCAAAGCCGCCCATGGCCTCAAGGCCATGGGCATCGGCAAGGGTGACCTTGTGGCGCTCTACATGCCGATGGTGCCTGAGGCGGCGATCGCCATGCTCGCCTGCGCGCGCATCGGTGCACCCCATTCAGTGGTGTTCGGCGGCTTTTCCGCCGAAGCCCTGAGGGATCGGCTCAACGATGGTGAAGTGAAAGCGGTGATCACCGCTGATGGCGGCTTCCGCAAGGACAAGCCGGTGTCACTCAAGCCCGCGGTGGATGCGGCGCTGGCCAATGGCGCCTGCCCCTCGGTGACCGGCGTGCTTGTGGTGCAGCGCACCAAGCAGGACGTGGAGATGGTCTCCGGTCGCGATCAGTGGTGGCATGACCTGGTGGAGGGTCAGAGTGCCGACTGCCCCGCTGAGCCGATGGCCAGCGAGGACCGCCTGTTCGTGCTCTACACCTCCGGCTCCACCGGCAAGCCCAAGGGCGTTGTTCACACCACCGCCGGCTACAACCTCTGGGCGCACCTCACCTTCCAGTGGATCTTCGATATCCGGGATGAGGATGTCTTCTGGTGTACGGCCGATGTGGGTTGGATCACCGGCCACAGCTACATCGTCTACGGCCCCTTGTCGAACGGTGCCACGACGGTGATGTACGAGGGTGCGCCGCGACCGTCCAAGCCCGGTGCCTTCTGGGAGTTGATCCAGAAACACAAGATCTCGATCTTCTACACGGCCCCCACCGCCATCCGAGCGTTCATGAAGAGCGGCCGCTCCGTTCCGGATCAGTTCGACATGAGCAGCCTCCGGCTGCTCGGCACCGTCGGCGAACCGATCAATCCGGAGGCCTGGATGTGGTATCGCGACGTGATTGGAGGCAACCGCTGCCCGATCGTCGACACCTGGTGGCAGACCGAAACCGGCGGGGTGATGATCAGCCCCCTGCCAGGGGCAACGCCCACCAAGCCCGGCTCCGCCACCCTGCCCCTGCCCGGCATTCAGGCCGACATCATCGATGCGGAAGGCAACAGCTGCGGTGCCGATGAAGGCGGGTACCTGGCGGTGCGTGCCCCCTGGCCGGGAATGATGCGCACCGTGCATGGCAACCCCCAACGCTTCCGCGAGAGCTATTGGGAGCACATCCGTCCTGCCGATGGGTCCTACCTTTATTTCGCCGGGGACGGTGCCCGTCGGGATGCCGATGGCTACTTCTGGGTGATGGGTCGCGTCGATGACGTGATCAACGTCTCAGGCCACCGTCTCGGCACGATGGAAATTGAATCAGCCCTGGTGAGTCACCCCGCGGTGGCGGAGGCGGCCGTCGTGGGTCGGCCCGACGACCTCAAGGGCGAAGGCATCGTGGCCTTCGTCACCCTGGAGGCGGGCCGCGAGGGCGATGACGCCCTGGTGAAGGAGTTGCGCGCCCACGTGGGAACGGAAATCGGTCCGATTGCCCGGCCGGATGAGATCCGTTGCAGTGATGCCCTGCCCAAGACCCGCAGTGGCAAGATCATGCGCCGGATCCTGCGGGCCCTGGCGGCGGGGCAGGAGGTGAGTGGCGACACCAGCACCCTGGAAGATCGCTCTGTGCTGGATCGCCTCAGGGCCTGA
- a CDS encoding DUF1350 family protein: MANWRQLGAIWQLRPAEPTGLIEFIGGSYLAATPQISYRRLLEELAADGLAVHAWAYVPGFDHQCQARDAWSAFRSARRQLEERCGTFGAPLRLGHSLGCKLHLLAPDGGRGSRALVALSFNNFNADRSIPLLGELAPRLGVETEFSPSPAETLRLISRHYQQERNLVVRFGRDELDQSGDLIQALRERASDASSTLELPGDHLTPASAGLRRSFLGDWADDPRRVAVIRQLSRTIGQAIRP, encoded by the coding sequence ATGGCCAACTGGCGTCAGCTGGGTGCGATCTGGCAACTGCGGCCGGCCGAACCCACGGGATTGATCGAATTCATCGGCGGCAGCTATCTGGCGGCAACCCCCCAGATCAGCTACCGCAGGCTGTTGGAAGAGCTGGCGGCGGATGGGTTGGCGGTGCATGCCTGGGCCTATGTGCCCGGGTTCGATCATCAATGTCAGGCCCGCGATGCCTGGAGTGCCTTCCGCTCTGCGCGTCGCCAACTTGAGGAGCGCTGCGGGACCTTTGGGGCTCCGCTGCGGCTTGGCCACAGCCTGGGATGCAAGCTTCACCTGCTGGCCCCCGATGGGGGTCGGGGCAGCAGGGCTCTGGTGGCCCTGAGCTTCAACAACTTCAACGCCGATCGCTCGATTCCCCTCCTGGGGGAACTGGCACCAAGGCTCGGGGTGGAAACCGAGTTCAGCCCAAGCCCAGCTGAAACGCTTCGCTTGATCAGCCGCCACTACCAACAGGAGCGGAACCTGGTGGTGCGCTTCGGGCGCGATGAACTGGATCAAAGCGGCGATCTGATCCAGGCCCTGCGAGAACGTGCTTCCGACGCCAGCTCAACCCTGGAGCTGCCCGGTGATCACCTCACCCCGGCCAGTGCAGGGCTGCGGCGCAGCTTTCTCGGAGACTGGGCGGATGACCCCAGGCGGGTGGCGGTCATCCGTCAGCTGAGCCGAACCATCGGCCAGGCGATCAGGCCCTGA
- a CDS encoding peroxiredoxin has product MALGIGDRLPSFSLEDQNGDLRTPASVQGRWLVLFFYPKDDTPGCTAEACSFRDNAESFAALDAEVWGISGDDAVSHRRFASRHNLTFPLLCDRNNALRREMGVPKALGLLPGRVTYIVDGEGVIRHTFSNLLDGPAHVREAQQVLNQLRG; this is encoded by the coding sequence ATGGCCCTCGGGATAGGCGACCGGCTCCCCTCCTTCAGCCTGGAGGATCAGAACGGCGACCTTCGCACTCCCGCTTCGGTGCAGGGCCGCTGGCTGGTGCTGTTCTTCTATCCCAAGGACGACACACCTGGCTGCACAGCTGAAGCCTGCAGCTTCCGCGACAACGCAGAGAGCTTTGCTGCCCTCGATGCAGAGGTCTGGGGCATCAGCGGTGATGACGCCGTCAGCCACCGCCGTTTCGCCAGCCGCCACAACCTCACGTTTCCGCTGCTGTGCGACCGCAACAACGCCCTGCGCCGCGAGATGGGTGTGCCCAAAGCCCTTGGTCTGCTGCCCGGTCGTGTCACCTACATCGTTGATGGCGAGGGGGTGATCCGTCACACCTTCAGCAACCTCCTGGATGGCCCGGCCCACGTGCGTGAAGCACAGCAAGTGCTGAATCAGCTGCGCGGTTGA
- a CDS encoding 3'-5' exonuclease gives MPEQLDLLAGFSRPQAEPQTAAMPMPVPPAAEPEAMADQTEDAPKPSPTTLLIIDTETSGLDPQQDQCLEVGCILFDVPSRSVLAQQSFLLPVDSNAAEAINRIPAAVTRRPQPWREALVWFEHLLEAADLLVAHNAAFDRQWFGLGVVPATATPWLCTMEDIRWPAERQLRSRPSVRDLALAYGVPVWAAHRALSDCIYIAEVFARCDDLEQLLERGLEPRQLMRARVSFDERHLAKAAGFRWNDPIKGAWTRRLSDREVAELEFPVAPVEIEADRLSA, from the coding sequence ATGCCTGAACAGCTCGATTTGCTTGCGGGATTTTCAAGGCCTCAGGCGGAGCCCCAAACAGCGGCAATGCCGATGCCTGTTCCGCCAGCCGCTGAACCCGAGGCCATGGCTGATCAGACCGAGGACGCGCCAAAGCCCTCACCCACCACCCTGCTGATCATCGACACCGAAACCTCCGGTCTGGATCCGCAGCAGGACCAATGCCTGGAGGTGGGCTGCATTTTGTTTGATGTGCCGAGTCGTTCGGTGCTGGCCCAGCAATCGTTTCTCCTGCCGGTGGACTCCAACGCGGCAGAGGCGATCAACCGGATCCCCGCCGCCGTCACCCGCAGGCCCCAGCCCTGGCGGGAGGCGCTGGTGTGGTTTGAGCATCTGCTTGAAGCTGCCGATCTGCTGGTAGCCCATAACGCGGCCTTCGATCGCCAGTGGTTCGGTCTTGGCGTTGTGCCGGCCACCGCAACACCGTGGCTGTGCACCATGGAAGACATCCGCTGGCCGGCGGAGCGTCAGCTGCGTTCGCGGCCGTCGGTGCGTGACCTGGCCCTGGCCTACGGCGTTCCGGTTTGGGCGGCCCACCGCGCCCTCAGCGATTGCATCTACATCGCGGAAGTCTTCGCCCGCTGCGACGACCTGGAGCAGCTGTTGGAGCGGGGCTTGGAACCCCGCCAGTTGATGCGTGCCCGGGTGTCGTTCGACGAACGACACCTCGCCAAAGCGGCGGGTTTCCGTTGGAACGATCCGATCAAGGGGGCCTGGACCCGTCGTTTGAGCGATCGTGAGGTGGCGGAGCTGGAGTTTCCGGTTGCCCCCGTTGAGATCGAAGCCGATCGCCTCAGCGCCTGA